From Camelus dromedarius isolate mCamDro1 chromosome X, mCamDro1.pat, whole genome shotgun sequence, one genomic window encodes:
- the LOC116150736 gene encoding testis-expressed protein 13D, whose amino-acid sequence MAVDLRDPRSGFRHNEVVMFINEEVLSNGGGPDFYSTFRSRPWNEIEDELQSILADLQVPPAVKRACVWSALALSVRVATRQREQQARRVRRLQEQVGERETATWALASQLQRLREEREEVAKQLHCTRNDLQQALTEREELRGQLLQAERQPQEVVPRSQAQHLGAEAWPLTTEERNKLLVATSQRRQMEEVQREAQNVSTGGLLYMPGPPTPWSQVAQPPLPMPFPYPPPPPPTVVSEVETAAAAAAAAAAATAAAFPPQMPAGGTYPPGMWPAVVSQEEVALQRDPRIQGQQEGPVRPYFINPSGHSWSQEDPTKRQPQEQMPRPLEAPGTSCEAEGPAPSVQILMKYPSGFQQPSPQ is encoded by the exons ATGGCCGTGGACCTCCGGGACCCCAGGAGCGGTTTTCGCCACAACGAGGTGGTCATGTTCATCAACGAAGAGGTGCTCAGTAACGGCGGCGGTCCAGACTTCTACTCGACCTTCCGCTCGCGGCCCTGGAACGAGATCGAGGATGAGCTGCAGTCCATCCTGGCCGACCTGCAGGTGCCGCCGGCCGTCAAGAGGGCCTGCGTCTGGAGCGCGCTGGCCCTGAGTGTGCGTGTGGCCACGAGGCAGCGGGAGCAGCAGGCCCGCCGAGTCCGGCGGCTGCAGGAGCAGGTTGGGGAGCGCGAGACGGCCACCTGGGCTCTGGCCTCCCAGCTGCAGCGGCTGCGCGAGGAGCGCGAGGAGGTGGCCAAGCAGTTGCATTGCACACGCAACGACCTGCAGCAGGCGCTGACCGAGCGCGAGGAGCTGCGTGGGCAGCTGCTCCAGGCAGAGAGGCAGCCCCAGGAGGTCGTACCCCGATCTCAAGCCCAGCACCTCGGGGCTGAAGCGTGGCCTCTGACCACTGAGGAGAGAAACAAGCTGCTGGTGGCGACATCACAGCGTAGGCAGATGGAGGAGGTCCAGAGGGAAGCCCAGAATGTCTCGACGGGCGGTTTGCTTTACATGCCGGGACCCCCGACTCCCTGGTCCCAGGTGGCTCAGCCCCCTCTGCCCATGCCATTCCCAtacccaccacctcccccacctacGGTGGTCTCAGAAGTGGaaacagcggcggcggcggcggcggcggcggcagcagcaacagcagcagcattcCCACCCCAGATGCCTGCTGGGGGCACCTACCCACCTGGCATGTGGCCTGCAGTTGTGTCCCAAGAGGAGGTAGCCCTGCAGCGGGACCCGAGGATCCAAGGCCAACAGGAAGGTCCTGTGAGGCCCTACTTCATAAATCCGTCAGGGCACAGCTGGAGCCAAGAAGACCCAACCAAGCGACAACCTCAGGAACAGATGCCGAGGCCACTCGAAG CTCCAGGAACTTCATGTGAAGCTGAAGGTCCAGCTCCCAGTGTGCAAATCCTCATGAAGTACCCTTCTGGCTTTCAGCAGCCTTCACCTCAGTGA